AGCTATCGCGAGCATCTCATCGACCTCGATGACCCGATGCTCGCCGAGGTGCGCGGGATGGACTACGAAGAGTTCGCGGCCGATCGGTACAAGGCCCCATTCCTGCGCGAGCTGTTGGACTACTGGAAAGGACTGTACGACGAGCCCTTCGTCGGCATCACCTCCGACGGCGAGCGCCGGGAGGGGCTGTACCGGCTGCCCGACAGTACGACGCCCGACCCCGCGCCTGCCGCGTCGGCTGCGAGACTGCTCTCGCTGCTGAGCGCCGAGCAGAAGGAGAGAATCGGCTATCCGCTGGATGCTCCGGAGTGGCGAGGCTGGAGCAACCCGGAGTTCGTGTTCTTCCGCACTGGCCTGCGCATGGAGGACCAGAGCGACGAGGTCGCGGAAGCGATACTCGATGTCGTCCAGGCGTCCCTGAGCCCCGAGGGGTTCGACCGCGTGCGCGAGGCGATGGATCTGAACGGATACCTCGGCGAGTTGGTTGCGCTGCCGAAGATCATGAACAACCGCAGCTACTGGTTCGCGCTGTTCGGCACGCCCTCCGCGGACCAGCCGTGGGGCTGGCAGCTATACGGCCATCACGTCGCCCTCAACTTCGTCACCGTCGGCGGCCGACACGTCGTCGCTCCGGTGTTCATCGGCGCGGAACCGGCGCTG
This Salinibacterium sp. ZJ450 DNA region includes the following protein-coding sequences:
- a CDS encoding DUF3500 domain-containing protein; this translates as MVDHPNSNDIDDFFSSDRVSGREEAVELTSQSYREHLIDLDDPMLAEVRGMDYEEFAADRYKAPFLRELLDYWKGLYDEPFVGITSDGERREGLYRLPDSTTPDPAPAASAARLLSLLSAEQKERIGYPLDAPEWRGWSNPEFVFFRTGLRMEDQSDEVAEAILDVVQASLSPEGFDRVREAMDLNGYLGELVALPKIMNNRSYWFALFGTPSADQPWGWQLYGHHVALNFVTVGGRHVVAPVFIGAEPALSDDDRQPLFDAREKVAIELAESLDAGQREQAIVYRSVLDPAMPEGRMHPADERHVAGAFRDNRVVPYEGIRASALTDAQWALLRDMAEDFLVLLTESQREQSLVEVDAHRDETFFSWYGATDGSQPFYFRIQSPVIIAELDHHAGVWLNNRLPARFHVHTTLRLPNGNDYGKAYLDEWRHRGFS